In Treponema vincentii, a single window of DNA contains:
- a CDS encoding 2-dehydropantoate 2-reductase N-terminal domain-containing protein produces MKVVIAGSGAMGCSFGFMLQKSGNDVTLLDGWQDNIDAIRKNGLHLQDGTAELSTKIDVYKPEEFKGTADFVIVFTKSMQLEHMLSSIKHVLRDDTKILCLFEWPRAY; encoded by the coding sequence ATGAAGGTTGTTATTGCCGGCTCAGGTGCTATGGGCTGCAGTTTCGGTTTTATGCTGCAAAAAAGCGGTAATGATGTAACACTGCTGGACGGTTGGCAGGATAATATCGATGCAATTAGGAAAAACGGTTTGCACTTGCAAGACGGTACTGCGGAACTATCGACAAAGATCGATGTTTATAAGCCGGAAGAGTTTAAGGGCACTGCCGATTTTGTTATCGTGTTTACAAAATCGATGCAGTTGGAACATATGCTGAGTAGTATTAAACATGTTCTGAGGGATGATACAAAAATCCTCTGTCTTTTTGAATGGCCTCGGGCATACTGA